The Sulfurimonas lithotrophica genome includes a region encoding these proteins:
- a CDS encoding phosphoribosylanthranilate isomerase — MKCKICGITSYEDAMMAIKAGADALGFVFYEKSPRYISPSDAKKIISKLPPFVEKVGLFVNVDAQVINSYIQESGCTLAQLHFEATDSVYEQLFVPYIKVIRAKNKEDILKHSDEYRLVDAYCEAYGGAGKRINTEWFEGIDCSKIILAGGLSPNNVSSVKKYGFYGVDVSSGVEISHGKKDPKKVKDFIDNAK; from the coding sequence ATGAAATGTAAAATTTGTGGAATAACATCATATGAAGATGCCATGATGGCAATAAAAGCAGGTGCAGATGCACTGGGATTTGTATTTTACGAAAAATCTCCACGCTATATATCTCCCTCGGATGCAAAAAAAATAATCTCAAAACTTCCGCCGTTTGTTGAAAAAGTAGGCTTGTTTGTGAATGTAGATGCACAGGTTATAAACTCGTATATTCAAGAATCCGGTTGCACTCTAGCCCAACTTCATTTTGAAGCGACAGACTCAGTTTATGAGCAACTTTTTGTACCGTATATAAAAGTAATACGTGCAAAAAACAAAGAGGACATTTTAAAACACTCAGACGAGTATAGACTTGTAGATGCGTATTGTGAAGCATACGGCGGTGCAGGAAAAAGAATAAATACAGAATGGTTTGAGGGAATTGATTGTTCTAAAATAATTTTAGCAGGCGGACTTAGTCCTAATAATGTATCATCTGTGAAAAAATACGGTTTTTACGGTGTAGATGTTAGTAGCGGAGTTGAGATAAGTCACGGTAAAAAAGACCCTAAAAAAGTAAAAGACTTTATCGACAATGCGAAATAA
- a CDS encoding acetyl-CoA carboxylase carboxyltransferase subunit alpha: MATYLDFEQKIKSIQEEIISARVRHDDNKVVELEANLDKSVEKIYTNLSDFQKLQLARHLDRPYALDYINLLMRDNYEIHGDRHFRDDPAILCYLGYIGDEKVMVIGEQKGRGTKNKIRRNFGMPHPEGYRKALRAAKLAEKFNIPVLFLVDTPGAYPGIGAEERNQSEAIARNLLELSELKTETISIVIGEGGSGGALAIGVADKFAMMRYSVFSVISPEGCSAILWNDPAKVEDATKAMKITSADLKKLDLIDDVINEPLIGAHRDRDGAAKAIGDYFLDELAKLRSMTEEERMSARYARLTGMGAFSE, from the coding sequence TTGGCTACTTATTTAGACTTTGAACAAAAGATAAAATCTATTCAAGAAGAGATTATATCTGCACGTGTTCGCCATGATGATAATAAAGTTGTTGAACTTGAAGCTAATCTTGATAAATCAGTTGAGAAAATTTACACTAATTTATCAGACTTTCAAAAACTTCAACTGGCTCGTCACTTAGACAGACCGTATGCCTTAGATTATATTAATTTGCTTATGCGTGACAATTATGAGATTCATGGTGACCGTCACTTTCGTGACGATCCTGCTATTTTATGTTATCTTGGATATATAGGCGATGAAAAAGTTATGGTTATCGGTGAGCAAAAAGGTCGCGGTACTAAAAATAAAATCAGAAGAAACTTTGGTATGCCGCATCCGGAAGGATACAGAAAAGCCCTGCGTGCTGCAAAATTAGCCGAAAAGTTTAATATTCCTGTTCTTTTCCTTGTGGACACACCTGGTGCATACCCTGGAATCGGTGCGGAAGAGCGTAACCAATCTGAGGCTATTGCCAGAAATTTACTAGAGTTGTCAGAACTAAAAACTGAAACTATTTCTATCGTTATAGGTGAAGGTGGTTCAGGTGGAGCACTGGCAATCGGTGTTGCAGATAAGTTTGCTATGATGCGTTATTCTGTATTTAGTGTTATATCGCCTGAAGGATGTTCCGCAATTTTATGGAACGACCCGGCTAAGGTTGAAGATGCAACTAAAGCTATGAAAATTACATCTGCAGATTTAAAAAAGTTAGATTTAATTGATGATGTAATAAATGAGCCTTTAATCGGAGCACATCGTGATCGTGACGGCGCCGCAAAAGCTATAGGTGATTACTTTTTAGATGAGCTTGCGAAACTTCGTTCTATGACAGAAGAAGAGCGTATGAGCGCACGCTACGCTCGTCTGACAGGTATGGGCGCTTTTAGCGAATAA
- a CDS encoding HDOD domain-containing protein: MVTKKDIDLFIEKIPPTPKILQATMMLVNNGELSKAAKIAEQDLALKSYLSDLVNKPLYGFRNKVSDIGQIFGILGLPASQQTLYNYMLTLLSPKKWELFKLNEKSFSELQVNLSIKWKKILEHLNIVDKDIESAITLLPASIIVSEALFAGVKKDVELLRSVHNLDYNTILQRLCGTSLFDICVQIADKWDMPENISEIVLSSSGLHPSNNHEIDMLAKWMHLLLFYELSQPMFVEATLNDFIDFQIDYVSDIYEEFAQVMEIE; this comes from the coding sequence ATGGTAACTAAAAAAGACATTGATTTATTTATAGAAAAAATCCCACCGACACCTAAAATACTACAAGCTACTATGATGTTGGTAAATAACGGGGAACTCTCTAAAGCCGCAAAAATTGCAGAACAAGATTTAGCGTTAAAATCTTATTTAAGCGATTTAGTAAATAAGCCTCTATACGGTTTTAGAAATAAAGTCAGTGATATCGGGCAGATATTTGGAATACTCGGTTTGCCAGCTTCGCAACAAACACTTTATAACTATATGTTAACATTGCTATCTCCAAAAAAATGGGAACTATTTAAACTTAATGAAAAATCATTTTCAGAATTACAGGTAAATCTATCTATAAAATGGAAAAAAATATTAGAACATTTAAATATAGTCGATAAAGATATTGAGAGTGCCATAACTCTTTTACCTGCCAGTATCATAGTTTCGGAAGCTCTTTTTGCAGGTGTTAAAAAAGATGTCGAACTCTTAAGAAGCGTCCATAATCTTGACTATAACACTATACTGCAAAGACTTTGCGGTACTTCACTTTTTGATATATGTGTTCAAATTGCCGATAAATGGGATATGCCTGAAAATATTTCAGAAATCGTATTAAGTTCATCAGGTTTGCATCCATCAAACAACCATGAGATAGATATGCTCGCAAAATGGATGCATCTACTGCTTTTTTATGAGCTATCTCAGCCTATGTTTGTAGAAGCTACTTTAAATGATTTTATAGACTTTCAAATTGATTATGTCTCAGATATATATGAAGAGTTTGCGCAAGTTATGGAGATAGAATGA
- the rpe gene encoding ribulose-phosphate 3-epimerase yields MKVAPSILSADFGNLQHDVEEICNAGCDFVHVDVMDGHFVPNLTIGPVVVSSVAKCATKPLDIHLMVENNTFFVDLFAPLKPEYISFHVEEEKHPHRLIQKIRSYGIKPAIVLNPHTPPESIEYLIGDLDMILLMSVNPGFGGQSFIESVLAKAKKLNEMRNKLNPNCLIEVDGGVSDKNIRSLKAVGVDVVVAGSYVFKHDSKEEAIKSLQI; encoded by the coding sequence ATAAAGGTAGCTCCAAGTATTTTATCTGCAGATTTTGGGAATCTTCAACATGATGTTGAAGAGATATGTAATGCAGGTTGCGATTTTGTTCATGTAGATGTTATGGATGGGCATTTTGTACCGAACTTGACAATCGGTCCCGTTGTAGTTTCAAGCGTTGCAAAATGTGCTACAAAACCGCTCGATATTCATCTAATGGTTGAGAACAATACTTTTTTTGTAGATCTTTTTGCACCTTTAAAACCTGAATATATCTCTTTTCACGTAGAAGAGGAAAAGCATCCTCATCGTTTAATACAAAAAATACGTTCATACGGCATCAAGCCTGCTATTGTACTAAATCCTCATACACCGCCTGAATCAATAGAATACCTTATTGGGGATTTAGACATGATTTTACTTATGAGTGTAAATCCCGGCTTTGGAGGGCAAAGCTTCATAGAAAGTGTACTGGCAAAAGCAAAAAAATTAAATGAAATGAGAAATAAATTAAATCCAAATTGTTTAATAGAAGTGGACGGAGGAGTTAGCGATAAAAACATACGTTCTTTAAAAGCTGTAGGTGTAGATGTCGTTGTCGCAGGAAGTTATGTCTTTAAACACGATTCAAAAGAAGAAGCTATAAAGAGTCTGCAGATATAA
- the acpP gene encoding acyl carrier protein, whose protein sequence is MALLDDIKEVVVEQLSVSADEVKEDAKFVEDLGADSLDVVELVMALEEKFDIEIPDDEAEKIQTVKDVVDYIESK, encoded by the coding sequence ATGGCACTTTTAGATGATATTAAAGAAGTAGTAGTTGAGCAGTTAAGCGTTAGCGCTGATGAAGTAAAAGAGGACGCAAAGTTCGTTGAAGATTTAGGTGCTGATAGCCTTGATGTTGTTGAACTAGTAATGGCTCTTGAAGAGAAATTTGATATCGAAATTCCAGATGATGAAGCTGAAAAGATTCAAACTGTTAAAGATGTAGTAGATTATATCGAAAGCAAATAA
- a CDS encoding 3'-5' exonuclease — MRNKNFILDDKSIHKLANKGLAREHLKDQLGDDLDFFLELWKSQGLSVEKYRGYYYFSTKLLKIEDAEFCIVDIETNGSKIEKHQIIEIAALKIKNNKIIDRYESLVYTKEINIHITEITGIKADDTTDAPDLKKVLYDFKEFLGDAIFVAHDVKFDYNFISSSMQKIGLPPLLNRSLCSLDLAQRSIVSYRYSLSYLNEYFNLYPDATHHRAMSDVLTTYELFKLCLKNIDSEIKTVEDLIKFSKHAKMLKKPKLDPLYKEEKK; from the coding sequence ATGCGAAATAAAAATTTTATTTTAGACGATAAAAGTATTCATAAACTAGCTAATAAAGGTTTAGCGAGAGAACATCTAAAAGATCAACTTGGAGATGATTTAGACTTTTTTTTAGAATTATGGAAGTCACAAGGTTTAAGTGTTGAAAAGTATAGAGGTTATTACTATTTTTCTACAAAGCTTTTAAAAATTGAAGATGCTGAGTTTTGTATAGTTGATATTGAGACAAACGGTTCAAAAATAGAAAAACATCAAATTATTGAAATAGCAGCTCTGAAAATCAAAAATAATAAAATTATAGATAGATATGAATCTTTAGTTTATACAAAAGAGATAAATATACATATTACCGAAATAACAGGAATAAAAGCTGATGATACTACAGATGCACCTGATTTGAAAAAAGTTTTATATGACTTTAAAGAGTTTTTGGGAGATGCAATATTTGTAGCACATGATGTAAAGTTTGACTATAACTTTATATCCTCTAGTATGCAAAAAATCGGTTTACCTCCCCTTCTTAACCGCTCACTTTGTTCACTTGATTTGGCACAAAGAAGTATAGTCTCATACAGATACTCCCTCTCTTATCTGAACGAGTATTTTAACCTTTACCCTGATGCAACGCATCATAGAGCTATGAGCGATGTTTTAACTACGTATGAGCTATTTAAACTTTGTTTGAAAAATATAGATTCGGAAATAAAAACAGTAGAGGATTTAATAAAGTTCTCAAAACACGCAAAAATGCTGAAAAAACCGAAACTTGATCCGCTTTATAAAGAGGAAAAGAAATAA
- a CDS encoding chemotaxis protein CheX: MRALVKNGIGLFSPQGFLDGDNTSTFLSLEDIEATVELNVDMVLVSLKKVIFFNKNGLDVFVKLFSKVKQSKSITVGFCDLDHKKYVAITKFYAENTNFSIFNTFATASLFSSSFKNQNKNVLLFSEDKSQRTAMAIELHDAGHNPVVCQTMEEFQEKSSNKSAYDNIIKDTYLGQMGQKVATRVTGNAIIYTISAFLDTEIGNTFNIAYHKNSLNVGFRLFIFDAYKVVSMNIHALNFFTRLATSAAEYNATICFVGLDSTKVQDSFQENMEDAGIIFYAQMEDILGNKKLLEELGASSAANIQNKRTLNKAIVTKLPDFIDATVATIEMMTNSEAAKEAVEVNKIDIKETEGKIASSIGFYGDIDGMVVLVFPKEIAKKACELLIGENTDDIEMILDTLAELVNIVGGKVKSLLGDHGVSVNITLPRTYHSIDGLLEVAQDKKGVQVDLIFDNEKFLFFLTR; the protein is encoded by the coding sequence ATGAGAGCATTAGTTAAAAACGGAATCGGTCTTTTTTCTCCTCAAGGTTTTTTGGACGGAGACAACACTTCAACATTTCTTAGCCTTGAAGATATAGAAGCTACGGTTGAGTTAAATGTTGACATGGTATTGGTATCTTTAAAAAAAGTTATCTTTTTTAATAAAAACGGCTTGGATGTATTTGTAAAACTTTTTTCAAAAGTAAAACAATCAAAAAGCATAACGGTAGGTTTTTGTGACTTAGACCATAAAAAATATGTAGCTATAACCAAGTTTTATGCAGAAAATACAAATTTTTCTATTTTTAACACTTTTGCGACCGCTTCGCTTTTTTCATCAAGTTTTAAAAACCAAAATAAAAATGTACTGCTTTTTAGTGAAGACAAATCCCAAAGAACTGCTATGGCAATAGAACTTCACGATGCAGGACACAATCCCGTAGTCTGTCAAACTATGGAAGAATTTCAAGAAAAAAGTTCTAACAAAAGTGCTTATGATAATATAATCAAAGACACTTATCTTGGACAAATGGGACAAAAAGTAGCTACCCGAGTAACGGGAAATGCAATAATCTATACAATTTCCGCTTTTTTAGATACGGAGATTGGAAATACGTTTAATATCGCATATCATAAAAACTCACTAAATGTAGGATTTAGACTTTTTATTTTCGATGCATATAAAGTCGTAAGTATGAATATTCATGCTTTAAACTTCTTTACAAGACTCGCAACAAGTGCAGCCGAATACAACGCTACTATATGTTTTGTGGGATTAGATTCTACAAAAGTTCAGGATTCTTTTCAGGAGAACATGGAAGATGCGGGCATTATATTTTATGCTCAAATGGAAGATATACTAGGAAATAAAAAACTTTTAGAAGAATTAGGCGCAAGCAGTGCCGCTAATATTCAAAATAAAAGAACTTTAAATAAAGCTATAGTTACCAAACTGCCTGATTTTATAGATGCAACCGTAGCAACGATTGAAATGATGACAAACTCCGAAGCTGCAAAAGAAGCCGTTGAAGTAAATAAGATTGATATTAAAGAAACAGAAGGAAAAATTGCTTCTTCTATAGGTTTTTACGGAGATATCGACGGTATGGTCGTGCTTGTTTTTCCCAAAGAGATAGCTAAAAAAGCATGTGAACTTTTAATAGGTGAAAACACCGATGATATTGAGATGATTTTAGATACCTTGGCAGAACTTGTAAATATCGTAGGCGGAAAAGTGAAATCTTTACTTGGAGATCATGGTGTAAGTGTAAATATAACACTTCCAAGAACTTATCACTCTATCGATGGACTTTTAGAAGTAGCTCAAGATAAAAAAGGTGTACAGGTAGATCTCATCTTTGATAACGAGAAATTTTTATTTTTCTTAACTAGATAA
- the rpmB gene encoding 50S ribosomal protein L28, whose protein sequence is MARRCAISGKGPMSGNNVSHAKNRTKRRFLLNLRTVRITQEDGTTKKVKISARELRTLKKNS, encoded by the coding sequence ATGGCTAGAAGATGCGCTATCAGTGGCAAAGGCCCAATGAGTGGAAACAATGTTTCTCACGCTAAAAACAGAACAAAGCGTCGTTTCTTACTAAACTTAAGAACAGTAAGAATTACACAGGAAGATGGAACAACTAAAAAAGTAAAAATCTCTGCTAGAGAATTACGTACACTTAAGAAAAACTCTTAA
- a CDS encoding beta-ketoacyl-ACP synthase II — translation MRRVVVTGIGMINAVGNDKESAFKAICDGVCGIDTITLFDPENYSVKIAGEVKNFDASEVMPPKEVKKADRFIHLGLKAAKEAMEDANLPEDTDMTRFGISAGSGIGGLPSIEKNSVILETRGPRRISPFFIPGALVNMLGGFVSIEHGTQGPNLSSVTACAAGTHAVSEAAKTIMCNGADKMLVVSAECAVTGVGVGGFAAMKALSTNNDNPKGASRPFDANRDGFVMGEGAASLVLEEYESAVARGANIYGEIIGFGESGDANHITTPSLDGPARAMKAAYKMAGEPKIDYVNAHGTSTPINDKNETAAVKELLGDATPPMSSIKGQIGHCLGAAGGIEAVTCLMAMRDGIIPPTINYETPDENCDLDYVPNKARKAELKTVMSNSFGFGGTNGVLIFQKI, via the coding sequence ATGAGAAGAGTTGTAGTAACCGGTATTGGAATGATTAACGCTGTAGGAAATGATAAAGAGAGTGCATTTAAAGCTATTTGTGACGGTGTATGTGGAATTGATACGATAACTTTATTTGATCCTGAAAATTACAGTGTAAAAATTGCCGGTGAAGTTAAAAACTTTGACGCTTCAGAGGTTATGCCTCCAAAAGAGGTTAAAAAAGCCGACAGATTTATCCATTTAGGACTAAAAGCTGCAAAAGAAGCAATGGAAGATGCAAATCTACCTGAAGATACGGATATGACTCGTTTTGGTATAAGTGCAGGAAGTGGTATCGGTGGACTTCCGTCAATCGAAAAAAATTCTGTTATTTTAGAAACTCGCGGTCCAAGAAGAATTTCTCCTTTCTTTATCCCAGGTGCACTTGTAAATATGCTTGGTGGGTTTGTTTCAATCGAACATGGGACACAAGGTCCTAACCTTTCATCTGTAACTGCATGTGCTGCAGGTACTCATGCTGTAAGTGAGGCTGCTAAAACTATTATGTGTAACGGTGCAGATAAAATGCTTGTTGTTTCGGCTGAGTGTGCCGTAACAGGTGTAGGTGTCGGTGGATTTGCCGCTATGAAAGCACTTTCAACTAACAACGATAACCCAAAAGGGGCTTCTCGTCCGTTTGATGCAAATCGTGATGGATTTGTAATGGGTGAGGGTGCAGCTTCATTAGTACTCGAAGAGTATGAAAGTGCTGTCGCGCGCGGTGCAAATATTTACGGAGAGATTATCGGTTTTGGTGAGAGCGGAGATGCAAATCATATCACTACTCCGTCACTAGACGGTCCGGCTCGTGCTATGAAAGCTGCATATAAAATGGCAGGTGAACCGAAAATTGATTATGTAAATGCTCACGGTACATCAACGCCTATTAACGACAAAAATGAAACGGCAGCAGTTAAAGAGCTTTTAGGTGATGCTACTCCGCCAATGAGTTCTATTAAAGGTCAAATTGGTCACTGTTTAGGTGCAGCAGGGGGTATCGAAGCTGTTACGTGTTTAATGGCTATGCGCGATGGAATTATCCCTCCGACTATTAACTATGAGACACCTGATGAAAACTGTGATTTAGATTATGTTCCAAATAAAGCTAGAAAGGCTGAACTTAAAACGGTTATGAGTAACTCTTTTGGTTTTGGTGGAACTAACGGCGTATTGATTTTTCAAAAAATCTAA
- the argJ gene encoding bifunctional glutamate N-acetyltransferase/amino-acid acetyltransferase ArgJ: protein MYKLTYLDSGVCSSEGFFADGVSAGLKANSALDMAFIYSDAPCDVASVFTTNKMAAAPIKHFKAKGDFQTNFVLINSKNANAMTGVAGVKDIDEIMQNFSDKLNPVMSSTGVIGVRLPKEKIIAGTKLFDITQKNPSNAARAIMTTDSFSKECAYKVELDDGSSFSIGAMAKGAGMINPAMATMLCFITTDADVPAHEMQKILDEATKTTFNAASVDGDTSTNDTVMVLANKKSGAYDKEAFADALYKIMLFLAREMVRDGEGATKLVTYNVTGAKDDKEAEIAAKALSDSLLVKTALYGEDPNWGRIASTIGASGVASDEMSLKISFDNVCVYDKGEVYFDAEMEKKAAIVMTHKKFTINCDLGIAKGSFKAYGCDLGYEYVKINADYRT, encoded by the coding sequence TTGTATAAATTAACTTATTTAGACAGCGGTGTATGTAGTAGTGAAGGTTTTTTTGCAGACGGTGTTAGTGCAGGATTAAAAGCAAACTCTGCACTGGATATGGCGTTTATATACTCGGATGCACCTTGTGATGTTGCATCTGTATTTACGACAAATAAGATGGCGGCAGCACCTATAAAACATTTTAAAGCAAAGGGTGACTTTCAAACTAATTTCGTACTTATAAACTCTAAAAATGCAAACGCTATGACAGGTGTTGCAGGTGTTAAAGATATAGATGAGATTATGCAAAATTTTTCTGATAAACTAAACCCTGTTATGAGTTCAACCGGTGTAATAGGGGTAAGACTTCCAAAAGAAAAAATAATAGCGGGAACTAAACTTTTTGATATAACTCAAAAAAATCCTTCAAATGCGGCACGTGCTATAATGACAACTGACAGTTTTTCAAAAGAGTGTGCATACAAAGTCGAACTTGACGATGGAAGCAGTTTTAGCATTGGTGCTATGGCTAAAGGTGCGGGTATGATTAATCCTGCAATGGCTACTATGCTTTGTTTTATAACTACAGATGCAGATGTACCGGCACACGAGATGCAAAAAATCTTAGATGAAGCTACAAAGACCACTTTTAATGCTGCAAGCGTTGATGGAGATACATCTACAAACGACACGGTAATGGTTCTTGCAAATAAAAAAAGCGGTGCATATGATAAAGAAGCTTTTGCAGATGCTCTTTATAAAATCATGCTTTTTTTAGCTCGTGAAATGGTGCGTGACGGAGAGGGTGCTACAAAACTCGTAACTTATAACGTAACGGGTGCAAAAGATGATAAAGAGGCTGAAATAGCTGCAAAAGCACTCTCAGACTCACTACTTGTAAAAACTGCACTTTACGGGGAAGATCCAAACTGGGGTCGTATAGCATCTACCATAGGAGCTAGCGGAGTTGCATCTGACGAGATGAGCTTGAAAATCTCTTTTGATAATGTATGTGTGTATGACAAAGGTGAAGTTTACTTTGATGCAGAGATGGAGAAAAAAGCTGCCATAGTTATGACGCATAAAAAGTTTACAATAAATTGTGATCTCGGAATAGCTAAGGGGAGCTTTAAAGCATACGGCTGCGACCTTGGATATGAGTACGTTAAGATAAATGCAGATTATAGAACTTAG
- the fabG gene encoding 3-oxoacyl-ACP reductase FabG — protein MKFTGKNVLVTGSSRGIGAEIAKTLAGFGLKVWINYRSGAEAADTVKDEIEAAGGKAAVIGFDVSDEAAFIDAFKTIKDSDGELSYLVNNAGITNDKLALRMKTEDFMGVINANLTSCFIGCREAMKIMRKQKFGSVVNIASVIGETGNAGQTNYAASKGGVIAMSKSFALESATSGIRFNTVTPGFIATEMTEVLSDDVKESINTKIPMNRMGEAREVAEATAFLLSDHSSYITGETLKVNGGMNMA, from the coding sequence ATGAAGTTTACAGGAAAAAATGTTTTAGTTACAGGTTCAAGCCGTGGTATTGGTGCAGAGATTGCAAAGACTTTAGCAGGTTTTGGTTTAAAAGTTTGGATTAACTATAGAAGCGGTGCAGAGGCTGCAGATACCGTTAAAGACGAGATAGAAGCTGCCGGCGGAAAAGCTGCGGTTATAGGATTTGACGTGAGTGATGAAGCTGCCTTTATAGATGCATTTAAAACTATTAAAGACAGTGACGGTGAACTTTCATACCTTGTAAATAATGCAGGTATTACAAATGATAAACTAGCACTTCGTATGAAAACTGAAGATTTTATGGGTGTTATAAATGCAAACCTAACATCTTGTTTTATAGGTTGTCGTGAAGCTATGAAGATTATGCGTAAACAAAAGTTCGGTTCAGTTGTGAATATTGCTTCTGTTATCGGTGAAACCGGTAATGCAGGACAAACTAACTACGCTGCATCTAAAGGCGGAGTAATTGCTATGAGTAAATCATTTGCATTAGAATCTGCTACAAGCGGTATCCGTTTTAATACCGTAACACCCGGTTTTATAGCTACAGAGATGACGGAAGTTTTAAGTGATGACGTAAAAGAGAGTATTAATACTAAAATTCCAATGAACCGCATGGGAGAGGCTAGAGAGGTGGCTGAAGCTACGGCATTTTTATTAAGTGATCATTCTAGTTACATCACTGGCGAAACTTTAAAAGTTAACGGTGGAATGAATATGGCGTAA
- a CDS encoding potassium channel family protein: MNLLQRIRKFLHWEATPKPHVKLLPEVYPHLKAFRLPLIFTVMTMMIGTMGYVVIDDFKLMDAIYQTGITFTTVGFGEIAPVSNAGRIFTITLIIAGFAVFSSAIGILVAELNRGNIVAILKERRMLYKIARLKKHFVVCYHNDYTLEVTKELRKNHIPFVVVDPREEIHQWAIEHNYPTYLKAEPHAEMTMLKAHLASAKGLITLSDSMADNIALIASVRLFEKEHHLPRPYYIISSAELISDVEKLKKLGADTVVSPTRLTAQRVSAMAARPDMENLLEEYLYKSDNPIDMQEIEVPKYSWAVLKKLKETHLRQITNTSVVGITKKDGKFISVPKGDVLITSECKLLVIGTQSDIATTKSLLRRKNKPKELRIV; encoded by the coding sequence ATGAATCTTTTACAAAGGATTCGTAAATTTCTACATTGGGAGGCTACTCCCAAACCACACGTAAAACTTCTACCGGAAGTTTATCCTCACTTAAAAGCGTTTCGTTTACCGCTGATTTTTACCGTAATGACCATGATGATCGGTACTATGGGTTATGTCGTAATTGATGACTTTAAACTTATGGATGCTATCTATCAAACGGGTATCACTTTTACAACCGTAGGTTTTGGCGAAATAGCTCCTGTTTCCAATGCAGGTCGTATATTTACGATTACGCTTATTATTGCTGGTTTTGCGGTATTTTCAAGTGCGATAGGTATTTTAGTAGCGGAATTAAACAGAGGAAATATAGTTGCCATATTAAAGGAGCGTAGAATGTTATATAAGATTGCAAGACTTAAAAAACATTTTGTTGTATGTTATCATAATGATTATACTTTGGAAGTTACAAAAGAACTTCGTAAAAACCATATCCCTTTTGTAGTTGTTGACCCAAGGGAAGAGATACATCAATGGGCAATAGAACATAATTATCCTACATACTTAAAGGCAGAACCTCATGCGGAGATGACTATGTTAAAAGCACATCTTGCATCCGCAAAAGGTTTGATAACTCTTTCGGATTCAATGGCTGATAATATTGCTCTTATCGCATCCGTGAGGTTATTTGAAAAAGAACATCATTTGCCTCGCCCGTATTATATTATCTCATCGGCTGAACTTATTAGTGATGTGGAAAAACTTAAAAAACTTGGAGCCGATACGGTTGTGTCTCCAACTAGGCTTACTGCTCAAAGGGTTAGTGCTATGGCAGCAAGACCTGATATGGAGAACTTGTTAGAAGAGTACCTGTATAAGAGTGATAACCCTATAGATATGCAAGAGATTGAAGTGCCAAAATACTCGTGGGCAGTTCTAAAAAAATTAAAAGAGACACACTTAAGACAGATAACAAATACTTCCGTTGTTGGAATTACGAAAAAAGACGGTAAATTTATATCCGTACCAAAGGGTGACGTACTTATTACAAGTGAGTGTAAACTACTTGTAATCGGAACACAATCAGATATTGCAACGACAAAAAGTTTATTAAGAAGAAAAAATAAGCCTAAGGAGCTTAGAATTGTATAA